A region from the Malus domestica chromosome 07, GDT2T_hap1 genome encodes:
- the LOC139197721 gene encoding uncharacterized protein has translation MESHAPINKVQLQRLLEKIRFIAKLLCKIQSLTPSLRLKNQDKFKWSQEHQEAFDKVKIYLASPPVLMPPQMEALEALHLASEKSIGSLLAHNNEGRNEQAVYYLSRILTDVETKYTPTEKLCLALYFTAYMLPCHIHIIAKTNVCKYMLSKPMLTGMIGKWILGLSEFSFQ, from the coding sequence ATGGAGTCACATGCACCCATCAACAAAGTGCAACTCCAAAGGTTGCTGGAAAAGATAAGGTTCATTGCCAAGTTGTTATGCAAAATTCAATCTTTAACCCCTTCGTTAAGGTTGAAAAACCAAGACAAGTTCAAATGGAGTCAAGAACACCAGGAAGCTTTTGACAAAGTGAAGATTTACCTAGCCTCTCCTCCAGTACTCATGCCTCCCCAGATGGAAGCCCTTGAAGCTCTACATTTAGCATCTGAGAAATCTATAGGGAGTTTGTTGGCTCATAATAATGAAGGAAGAAATGAACAAGCAGTATACTACCTCAGTAGGATCCTTACTGATGTGGAGACAAAATACACCCCAACTGAGAAGTTGTGTTTAGCCTTATATTTCACTGCTTACATGTTGCCCTGCCATATCCACATAATTGCCAAAACTAATGTGTGTAAGTACATGCTGTCCAAACCTATGTTAACTGGAATGATTGGAAAATGGATTCTAGGACTATCAGAATTTAGCTTCCAATAG
- the LOC103436085 gene encoding protein GRAVITROPIC IN THE LIGHT 1, with protein MLPTGARDTQLRESNSQKVHPQPMEEAMNQNPEAVEALISKVFTNISSLKSAYIQLQAAHTPYDPEKIQAADRLVISELKNLSELKHFYRENNPSPVCVSPQDSRLSAEIQEQQILLKTYGVMVKKFQSEIQNKDAEILQLQQHIEEAKQKQAKLEKNLKLRGMSTKESEGSADENGFMPEDLTPNLFTSVFEASYKAIHDFAKPLINMLKAAGWDLDAAANSIEPSVVYAKRPHKKYAFESHICQRMFSGFQQESFSLKLDNLTVTKESSFHQYLALRDMDPLDMLGQNPDSIFGRFCRSKYLVVVHPKMETSFFGNLDQRNYVMGGGHPRTPFYQAFLKLAKSIWLLHRLAHSYDPRAEVFQVKRGSEFSEVYMDSVVKNLVMDENDEKPKVGLMVMPGFWIGGSVIQSRVYLSGVKVAE; from the coding sequence ATGCTACCCACTGGAGCAAGAGATACTCAACTTCGCGAGAGCAATAGCCAGAAGGTTCACCCACAACCCATGGAAGAGGCCATGAATCAGAATCCGGAAGCTGTGGAAGCCTTGATATCGAAGGTTTTCACGAACATCTCTTCCCTGAAATCAGCTTACATTCAGCTCCAAGCTGCTCATACTCCCTATGACCCTGAAAAAATTCAAGCTGCAGATAGACTTGTAATTTCTGAGCTTAAAAACCTCTCTGAACTTAAGCACTTCTACAGGGAGAACAATCCCAGCCCAGTTTGTGTTTCTCCACAGGACTCCCGCCTATCTGCAGAGATTCAAGAACAACAAATTCTGCTGAAAACCTATGGGGTTATGGTTAAGAAGTTCCagtcagaaattcaaaataaagatgCTGAAATCCTTCAGCTTCAGCAGCATATTGAGGAGGCAAAACAGAAGCAAGCAAAGTTAGAAAAGAACTTAAAGCTGAGGGGCATGTCTACAAAAGAATCAGAAGGTTCCGCTGATGAGAATGGTTTTATGCCTGAGGATTTAACTCCCAATCTCTTCACATCGGTTTTTGAAGCTTCATATAAAGCTATTCATGACTTTGCTAAACCATTGATTAACATGTTGAAAGCAGCTGGGTGGGACCTCGATGCAGCAGCCAACTCAATTGAACCCAGTGTTGTCTATGCAAAGAGACCTCACAAGAAGTATGCGTTTGAATCTCATATATGCCAAAGAATGTTCAGTGGCTTTCAGCAGGAAAGCTTCTCCCTTAAATTGGACAATCTTACAGTCACCAAGGAGAGTTCCTTCCACCAATATCTTGCACTACGGGACATGGATCCGTTGGACATGCTTGGCCAAAATCCAGATTCTATTTTTGGGAGATTTTGCAGGAGCAAATACCTAGTAGTGGTTCACCCAAAAATGGAGACTTCGTTTTTCGGAAACTTAGATCAACGAAATTATGTAATGGGTGGGGGGCATCCAAGGACTCCGTTTTACCAGGCTTTTCTAAAACTGGCCAAGTCAATATGGCTTTTGCATAGGCTAGCACATTCTTATGATCCTCGGGCTGAAGTCTTTCAGGTCAAGAGGGGGAGCGAGTTCTCAGAGGTTTACATGGACAGTGTGGTGAAGAATTTGGTAATGGATGAAAACGACGAAAAGCCTAAGGTTGGTCTGATGGTTATGCCTGGGTTTTGGATTGGAGGTAGTGTGATTCAAAGTCGGGTTTATCTCTCTGGCGTGAAGGTTGCTGAATGA